ttataaatatattgatataaGCATGAGTAGAGTTAACCTTCATGAAATAATTTCCTCCAAAGAATGCATTTGTTTTGTAATGCTTTGTTTCTATTCCAACGTTTCCTTGGTTATTCTGACTTGTTTGAGAGGAATGtatagatgatttttattttgccGCAGGGCTGTCAATGCTTTTGGTTCACTTAGATCAATGGCACACTTGCTTAAGGGATAGGTGGAATTCAGCAGTTACTGAGGCATGCAACATTCACTGTCTCCCATCCTCCATCAGCTTGGTCTTGCTAATTTCCCTTCATCCTGCTGTGCTGCTTCTGTGGCCCTTCCTGTCCTTGTATAGGTGTTTGTCTCGTCCGTCTGATCTTGTGTCTGTGTTGTCCAGTTCTCCCTGCGGTTTCTTCCTGTGTGTCTGTTTGTAGATGAAGGGGCTGAGGATCAAGTGGGTCCTCTACACAGGTTCCCCAGCCATGAACCTGCCACCAGCGGGGAGAGGCGTAGAGTCCTAGCCCCCTCCATCTCAGTGTCTGTGCCTGATGATGACCCTTACAATTGCGATGAGGAGTACTATGAGCATCCTTTGTTCAGCTCAGAATGGACCACCTCTAGTGTGCTCCCCAGTGTCACAGCGCAGAGTGCAGAGGCCCACTTAGGCCAGGAGAAAGGTGAACCAAGCATGGTCCCCTTTtgctcctcctccccagcctgcAGCTTTGACCAGCTGCATCATGTTAAGTGTGCCTTAATACAGGGTGGGAGGGGCAGGAGCCTGTTTTCTCTGCATGAAAGTGAAGTTCCTATATGAGTTGAATCTATCCAAATGCCTTAACAATTTATGTAAAGAAGCCTTACTAGAGGCATGTGAGCACTTCCTTTTTCTGTATCATTGCTtctgagaaggaaggaaaaagagagagagagagagagagagagagaagcaaaaaaatattctattaaagTATGACTTCTTTCTGTTCCCTGCCAATAATCAGCTGAGGAAGAACATATTCTTTACCCAAACCAAACAAGATGActctgaatataatttttttcctccttagacACATAATATTACTATTAAATGGCATCTTTAAATAGCATTAGCTTTCTTTTTAGTGCTATATTAATATGATAGatctttaaaacagaaagaatgaagaatCTGTTTAGAGCAGAATAAATGTTATGGGAACAATTTATTTCCCCATATCATGTAATCATCTACAGAAACTACAGAGGCTTCTCCAGGTGACTAAATCTTGGCCCACATCAGTAGAGCTGGactaaaatgaaggaaatgattCAAAGCCTTTGTCATTCTAGCCTTATAAAGCTGGGAGACTCAAGTGTATAATTGGTTATCGTGAGGATAAAATAAGTAGGTGATGGGCTGCAATATGTCTCATTCTAACTAGGTAGttttggtaaagaaaaaaaaaggtacagctaaatatatttttgcttagGCGAAGAGTTTATTTCCAAAAGGGACAATATTTAATATGAAAGCAGACAGTTCTAAAGCAATAAGGAATAAGCTTACAGCTCACCAACTACAGTCATCATAATAAGCGTCTTCAAGGACCCTTTTGAAAACAGAACACCAATAGCTCAGGTTCTCTGATAAAGAAATATAACCCCTATTAAGTGAAACTAAGTTCTTCTAAactaaatttctaaaatatgtgAGTTTTTAAATTAGGAACAATTGTTGTggaaataaatatgatttatactaaatgagaaaatgaaaagctaAAAAGCTACATGGATTTGAAAACATGTAAATTAACTTGATTAGACTTTATCCAAAAAGGTAACATTATAATGCAGttatattaaaattcttttaactGTAATCAAAATCTATGgcattataaaaattttcttaacaagttagaatttaaatttttaaaatgctacttaAAATGCCGTAATTAaattacaaaactaaaaatgagTGCTAAATGTGAAGAGATAGATAacgtagattttttttctctctctctctgtttctctctgaagatattaatatttctaaaaaacaaaataaaattccttttctttttatctgtagTCTTTCCCTCAGGGCCATTTAAACAATGCACAATTATTTCATAAGAATTTTGTAAGAATCTTCCgtttacaaaactataaaacagctCATATATTTCTCTCTAATTCCTTAagtgaccaaatgggatttacttatttttactgACATTTCAAGTGTAAATGAGAAACAAATTAGTGCAATAACTCATGAACTTGAAAAGTTTAACTTTACAtcttaaatgttaacttttttatGTGATATACATGGTTTGGGGGGTGGTTATTTTGGCTGTTGATTGCCACTCAATTGTCTTTCTTTGGTGATTTTGTTTTGAATTACAGAAATAAGACTTTATTACTAAtgtgcatattttttctttagtgtcaAAGGGAATTATACATGAACTACATTACTGATATTTCAGGGAGTTAAGCAATATGATaatagctgtgtcccagaggtaGACTTTTGTAAACAGATTTAAATTTAACCTTGACGttgtttttaacatattttattttacttactttttgaaaatgttcattttctcCAACATCATACAATGCATTGAAGCTAACATAACTTGACTTAGGTAATCCCTTACCTTGgaaatgctaaataaattatattttaagtaaatttggTGGACTTTGTGATAAAGCTGTTAAGGTAGTTGGTTGGATATTCTTTTGAGGCAAGGCTTTTTTTATTCCCAAAGATTTCTTTAGCAaaatttgcacattttaaataaagcagCCGGGAATTCTTATGTAGGGGCTTCCTGCATTGGCGAAAACAGCACATGTCTAACAAatttaaaggcttttttttttcagtacatCAGTACATCCATCTTTTCACAACCATCTGTTATCCGGCAGCACCATCTCTTATTTCCAGCAAGCTTTCCACATGCGTGCAACTTACTGCCGTTTCCAATAAGGGTAATCAATCAATACAACGCTTTCAGCtctcaaactttaaaataaattgccTTTTAATGAGACTTTAAAAGTCATCACTATTAGCAGATTATACATCATAGTTTTCCAACCAGTACATAATGTATGTTGCATTAGAATATTAATTTGTTCATCCcaatggtaaaataaaaaaacagctgAGGTCTTCATGAGGTCATTCTAATGGAGCTGAAAGTGTTCCTTTAGTAATATTTCTGTCGTTTCATGTATTGTTCTGTGGTCATGATATCAACATCTTTTTCATCCCTAAGAAGAAGAAACGCTAGAGAGTCGGATGGCTGAGGAAGAGAAACCTGCTGCTCTTCCTGAGAAAGAGTGTGGGGCTGCTAAGTCCTCAGACCAACCCAAGGGCCTCAGTAAGGGCCAAATGGAGTCTAGTGCGGAGGCCCAAATAGTTCCCAAAGAGAGTGCCCCGGCAGGGGCCCCACATGAGAAAAGTGTAAAAGAGGTCAAGGAGGTGTCTCCAGAAGTAAAAACCCCTTCCTCTGCTGGGGAAGGTGTGTCTTTCTCAGGATTTGCATGTGTTTTGTTGCAAATGATCTCTCCAGTGGCTTACCAACCTGATGCCTTTCCAACGCTGTTTCGCTGTTTCGCTATTTTCATCGCTGGGTCTTATGATAACAAGTCCACTGTTGTAGGCTTAATGTGCGGAGAGTGTGGCTTGCGCAAGTGCCGTGTGGCAGCTGGTTTTCCAGTGCTGCAGCTGATTCCTGGTTTTCCTTTGCCATGATACAATACGCTTTGCAGCCAGGCTGATGATGCTATGTgagcttcttattttattttatttttttacccgCCCCCCCTCATCTCAAATGTTTGCCAGTCACATTGctaatacatgtatatttttgtttttattttggggaCAGCAattcatatgcttttatttcaaatCGTACAGTTGGATTTTGGCACATAGAGGCTTAAATGGTGGAATCGTTTTTGTTTGCAACCGAAATGTGCTATATTTTTTATGCTTCAATGAATACTGGTTTGATTTTCTTGAGCTCCTGCTGATGCTTCTCATATCATTTTCTCCCCATGGCAGCCAGCCCTTCTGATCATCCCCATATCTCTTGAGTTTTCATTCATCTAACCTTTATTAGAAGttcataaagtatttttttctattgttacaACAGGACACATAAGTATATAAGGTAATGATGATCCATACACTTGCTCTTTTAGAGATggttgaattttattatttttccccaaaTCTTTTCCAGATAACTACATTTAGCTCTAAATGTAGTTtagaccacagtgagatacttTTGACCTTAAAACACAAGTGGGACAATAAAGCCTTTTggattgttgaataaataaaagtaaaaatgtgttATCTAATTTCTGTGAAGCACCTCTAAAGCCAGTACTGGCCAATGCTTCACCAGTTGGTCATGCTCCAGGGATTGAGGTCATGGCCATGGTAATAAAGTTATTTCAATAGTTGACTCTTTTGAAAAGTTTGTTACTCACATGATTTCCCAGTATCAACAGTGTAATTCAGATTTTCTTACATCTACCGTACAGACTAAGTAATGATTAggagtttaaatttttaaatatgtgataGAAACTGGCTTGTAAATTCTTAAGTCATATCATATAAAAttaatagcaaatatttacttatatttctgAAATTTATCCTCAGATGAATTCTAAAAATTTATGCCAGTAACCTGTGGATGCCTAAAGAATTGGCCCTGACATTTGTTGATCAAGTTAACTGCAACTATTAACATTGTATCATTGTGCATTGCTTGGCCCTCTGCCCACAGCCTAccagttcatttttaaatgataaaaccaATGAAAATGTTAAGTAGAAATCAATTCTTTATCTATATTTGGTCCTTACTATATATTCTTGTGTACCCTAACATTAGCTGCTTACTCAATATTCATTAGCTTATAACTTTTATGTACAGAAGGCACATGAATTTGTTTCTTCTATAATACACATCACATAATGTTTaggagagaccaaaaaaaaaaaaaaaaaacaaagaaaaaaagagaaaagaatatccAGAAATATACTGTTCTTAcaattcctttgcacattaaTTTACAACCAGAGTTCATTTTAGTAACAGTACACATGTATCTCAGTCCTGACCTTTTCGTATTGACTTTTACATGGGTAGCATGCTTGCATGttccataatttttgtttttattctaccATTCATTTATcacttcaaaatataattttaagcttATTTCCTGAACGCACTTGCCTATTATCTGTTTAAAAATCAACCCGATTACTTCAGATTTACTTACAGCCTCGAAGATGGAGTTCCATGATCAACAGGAATTGACTCCCTCTGCAGCTGAGCCTTCAGACCAGAAGGAAAAGGAGTCAGAGAAGCAAAGTAAGCCTGGTGAAGACCTTAAACATGCTGCCTTAGTTTCTCAGCCAGAGACAACTACAACTTACCCTGATAAAAAGGACATGCAAggcacagaagaagaaaaagcaccCCCAGCTTTGTTTGGGCACACTCTTATTGCCAGCCTGGAAGACATGAAACAGAAGACAGAACCAAGCCTTGTAGTACCTGGCATTGACCTTCCTAAAGAGCCTCCAACTCCAAAAGAACAAAAGGACTGGTTCATCGAAATGCCAACGGAAGCAAAAAAGGATGAGTGGGGTTTAGTTGCCCCAATATCTCCTGGCCCTCTGACTCCCATGAGGGAAAAAGACGTATTTGATGATATCCCAAAATGGGAAGGGAAACAATTTGATTCTCCCATGCCAAGTCCCTTTCAAGGTGGAAGCTTCACTCTTCCTTTAGATGTCATGAAGAATGAAATAGTTACAGAAACATCGCCCTTCGCCCCTGCCTTTTTACAGCCAGATGACAAAAAATCTCTGCAACAAACCAGTGGCCCAGCTACTGCCAAAGATAGTTTTAAAATTGAAGAGCCCCATGAAGATAAACCTGACAAAATGGCAGAAGCACCACTCTCAGAGGCAATGACCTTACCCAAAGATGCTCACATTCCAGTTGTAGAAGAACATGTTATGGGGAAAGttttagaggaagaaaaggaggccaTAAATCAAGAGACTGTGCAGCAAAAAGATACTTTCACCCCCAGTGGACAGGAACCTATACTTACTGAAAAGGAACCTGAGTTGAAGCTTGAAGAAAAAACCACCATTTCTGACAAAGAAGCTGTGCCAAAAGAGAGTAAACCCCCAAAAcctgcagatgaagaaacaggcatAATTCAGACCTCCACAGAGCACACTTTCTCAGAACAGAAAGACCAAGAGCCTACCACAGATATGTTGAAACAGGACTCGTTCCCTGTAAGTTTGGAGCAAGCAGTTACAGATTCAGCCATGACCTCTAAAACTCTGGAGAAAGCCATGACCGAACCATCTGCATTAATTGAAAAGAGCTCAATTCAGGAACTTTTTGAAATGAGAGTTGATGACAAAGATAAGATTGAAGGAGTTGGAGCTGCAACATCAGCTGAGCTTGATATACCATTTTATGAAGATAAGTCAGGAATGTCCAAGTACTTTGAAACATCTGCCTTGAAAGAAGAAGCAACAAAAAGCATTGAGCCAGGCAGTGATTACTATGAACTGAGTGACACTAGAGAAAGTGTCCATGAGTCTATTGATACCATGTCTCCCATGCATAAAAATGGTGACAAGGAGTTTCAAACAGGAAAAGAATCCCAGCCCAGTCCTCCAGCACAAGAAGCAGGGTACAGCACTCTTGCACAGAGTTATCCATCAGATTTACCTGAAGAACCCAGTTCTCCTCAAGAAAGAATGTTCACTATTGATCCAAAAGTGTATGGAGAGAAAAGGGACCTCCACAGTAAGAATAAGGATGATTTGACCCTTAGCAGGAGTTTAGGACTTGGTGGTAGGTCTGCAATAGAACAAAGAAGCATGTCAATCAATTTGCCGATGTCTTGCCTAGATTCCATAGCCCTTGGATTTAACTTTGGTCGGGGACATGATCTTTCTCCTCTGGCTTCCGATATTCTAACCAACACTAGTGGAAGTATGGATGAAGGGGATGATTACCttccagccaccacacctgcacTGGAAAAAGCCCCTTGCTTCCCTGTAGAAAGCAAAGAGGAAGAACAGATAGAGAAAGTAAAAGCTACTGGAGAAGAAAGTACTCAAGTGGAGACATCATGTGAGTCTCCTTTCCTAGCCAAAGATTTTTACAAAAATGGTACTGTCATGGCACCTGACCTGCCTGAAATGCTAGATCTGGCAGGCACAAGGTCAAGATTGGCTTCTGTGAGTGCAGATGCTGAGGTTGCCAGGAGGAAATCTGTCCCATCAGAGACTGTGGTTGAGGATAGTCGTACTGGCTTGCCCCCGGTAACTGATGAAAACCATGTCATTGTAAAAACGGACAGTCAGCTCGAAGACCTGGGCTACTGTGTGTTTAATAAATACACAGTCCCATTGCCATCACCTGTTCAAGACAGTGAGAATTTATCAGGGGAGAGTGGTTCCTTTTACGAAGGCACTGATGATAAAGTTCGAAGAGATTTGGCCACAGACCTTTCATTGATTGAAGTGAAACTGGCAGCAGCCGGAAGAGTCAAAGATGAGTTCAGTGTTGACAAAGAAGCATCCACGCATATCTCTGGTGACAAATCAGGACTGAGTAAGGAGTTTGACCAAGAGAAGAAAGCTAATGATAGGTTGGATACTGTACTAGAAAAGAGTGAAGAACATGCTGATTCAAAAGAACATGCCAAGAAAACTGAAGAGGCTGGTGATGAAGTAGAAACATTCGGATTAGGAGTAACCTATGAGCAAGCTTTGGCCAAAGATTTGTCAATACCAACAGATGCATCCTCTGAGAAAGCGGAGAAGGGTCTTAGTTCAGTGCCAGACATAACTGAGGTAGAACCATCCAAAAAGGTGGAACAAGGTCTGGATTTTGCTGTCCAGGGTCAACTAGATATTAAAATTAGTGACTTTGGACAGATGGCTTCAGGGCTAAACATAGATGATAGAAGGGCAACAGAGCTAAAACTTGAGGTTACACAGGACATGACTCCCTCATCCAAAGCACCGCAGGAGGCAGATGCATTTATGGGTGTTGAGTCTGGTCACATGAAAGAAGGCACCAAAGTTAGTGAGACAGAAGTCAAAGAGAAGGTGGCCAAGCCTGACTTGGTGCACCAGGAGGCTGTAGACAAGGAGGAGTCCTATGAATCTAGTGGTGAGCATGAAAGTCTCACCATGGAGTCCTTGAAAGCTGATGAGGGCAAGAAGGAAACATCTCCAGAATCATCtctaattcaagatgagattgccATCAAATTGTCAGTGGAAATACCTTGCCCACCTGTCGTTTCAGAGGCTGATTTAGCCACAGATGAGAGAGCTGATGTCCAGATGGAATTTATTCAGGggccaaaagaagaaagcaaagagacCCCAGATATATCCATCACGCCTTCTGATGTTGCAGAGCCATTGCGTGAAGCCATTGTATCTGAACCAGCAGAGATTCAGAGTGAGGAAGAAGAGATAGAAGCCCAGGGAGAATATGATAAACTGCTCTTCCGCTCAGACACCCTTCAGATAACTGACCTGGGTGTCTCAGGTGCCAGGGAGGAATTTGTGGAGACCTGCCCAGGTGAACACAGAGGAGTGATTGAGTCTGTTGTGACCATTGAGGATGATTTCATCACTGTAGTGCAAACCACAACTGATGAAGGGGAGTCGGGGTCCCACAGTGTGCGTTTTGCAGCCCTAGAGcagcctgaggtggaaaggagacCATCTCCTCATGATGAAGAAGAGCTTGAAGTAGAAGAGGCAGCTGAAGCCCAGGCAGAACCCAAAGATGGTTCCCCAGAGGCTCCAGCTTCCCCTGAGAGAGAAGAGGTTGCACTTTCTGAATATAAGACAGAAACCTATGACGATTACAAAGATGAGACCACCATTGACGACTCCATCATGGACGCTGACAGCCTCTGGGTGGACACTCAAGGtgtgcattattattattattattttaattttctactcGCAACTCAAACACAATAACCTTATgggaattttttttcacttaaacattttaaaatacctctttatctctttattttgcattttgttaaatatacaaagaattttgTACACTTGTTACTAATGTTttcactgttgttgttgttgttgttgttgtcatgaTTTGCTTTGATCCACAGATGATGATAGGAGCATCATGACAGAACAGTTAGAAACTATTCCTAAAGAGGAGAAAGCTGAAAAGGAAGCTCGGAGATCATCTCTTGagaaacatagaaaagaaaagccttttAAAACCGGGAGAGGCAGAATTTCCACTCCTGAAAGAAAAGTAGCTAAAAAGGAACCTAGCACAGTCTCCAGAGATGAAGTGAGAAGGAAAAAAGGTTCATTTAACAAtcacttctttaaaaatgtttttgaagtaaTTCATTATTACTTTTTTGCAGAAGAACTGCCTAACAGT
Above is a genomic segment from Pongo pygmaeus isolate AG05252 chromosome 11, NHGRI_mPonPyg2-v2.0_pri, whole genome shotgun sequence containing:
- the MAP2 gene encoding microtubule-associated protein 2 isoform X16, with protein sequence MADERKDEAKAPHWTSAPLTEASAHSHPPEIKDQGGAGEGLVRSANGFPYREDEEGAFGEHGSQGTYSNAKENGINGELTSADRETAEEVSARIVQVVTAEAVAVLKGEQEKEAQHKDQTAALPLAAEETANLPPSPPPSPASEQTVTVEEASKMEFHDQQELTPSAAEPSDQKEKESEKQSKPGEDLKHAALVSQPETTTTYPDKKDMQGTEEEKAPPALFGHTLIASLEDMKQKTEPSLVVPGIDLPKEPPTPKEQKDWFIEMPTEAKKDEWGLVAPISPGPLTPMREKDVFDDIPKWEGKQFDSPMPSPFQGGSFTLPLDVMKNEIVTETSPFAPAFLQPDDKKSLQQTSGPATAKDSFKIEEPHEDKPDKMAEAPLSEAMTLPKDAHIPVVEEHVMGKVLEEEKEAINQETVQQKDTFTPSGQEPILTEKEPELKLEEKTTISDKEAVPKESKPPKPADEETGIIQTSTEHTFSEQKDQEPTTDMLKQDSFPVSLEQAVTDSAMTSKTLEKAMTEPSALIEKSSIQELFEMRVDDKDKIEGVGAATSAELDIPFYEDKSGMSKYFETSALKEEATKSIEPGSDYYELSDTRESVHESIDTMSPMHKNGDKEFQTGKESQPSPPAQEAGYSTLAQSYPSDLPEEPSSPQERMFTIDPKVYGEKRDLHSKNKDDLTLSRSLGLGGRSAIEQRSMSINLPMSCLDSIALGFNFGRGHDLSPLASDILTNTSGSMDEGDDYLPATTPALEKAPCFPVESKEEEQIEKVKATGEESTQVETSCESPFLAKDFYKNGTVMAPDLPEMLDLAGTRSRLASVSADAEVARRKSVPSETVVEDSRTGLPPVTDENHVIVKTDSQLEDLGYCVFNKYTVPLPSPVQDSENLSGESGSFYEGTDDKVRRDLATDLSLIEVKLAAAGRVKDEFSVDKEASTHISGDKSGLSKEFDQEKKANDRLDTVLEKSEEHADSKEHAKKTEEAGDEVETFGLGVTYEQALAKDLSIPTDASSEKAEKGLSSVPDITEVEPSKKVEQGLDFAVQGQLDIKISDFGQMASGLNIDDRRATELKLEVTQDMTPSSKAPQEADAFMGVESGHMKEGTKVSETEVKEKVAKPDLVHQEAVDKEESYESSGEHESLTMESLKADEGKKETSPESSLIQDEIAIKLSVEIPCPPVVSEADLATDERADVQMEFIQGPKEESKETPDISITPSDVAEPLREAIVSEPAEIQSEEEEIEAQGEYDKLLFRSDTLQITDLGVSGAREEFVETCPGEHRGVIESVVTIEDDFITVVQTTTDEGESGSHSVRFAALEQPEVERRPSPHDEEELEVEEAAEAQAEPKDGSPEAPASPEREEVALSEYKTETYDDYKDETTIDDSIMDADSLWVDTQDDDRSIMTEQLETIPKEEKAEKEARRSSLEKHRKEKPFKTGRGRISTPERKVAKKEPSTVSRDEVRRKKVYKKAELAKKTEVQAHSPSRKFILKPAIKYTRPTHLSCVKRKTTAAGGESALAPSVFKQAKDKVSDGVTKSPEKRSSLPRPSSILPPRRGVSGDRDENSFSLNSSISSSARRTTRSEPIRRAGKSGTSTPTTPGSTAITPGTPPSYSSRTPGTPGTPSYPRTPHTPGTPKSAILVPSEKKVAIIRTPPKSPATPKQLRLINQPLPDLKNVKSKIGSTDNIKYQPKGGQVQIVTKKIDLSHVTSKCGSLKNIRHRPGGGRVKIESVKLDFKEKAQAKVGSLDNAHHVPGGGNVKIDSQKLNFREHAKARVDHGAEIITQSPGRSSVASPRRLSNVSSSGSINLLESPQLATLAEDVTAALAKQGL
- the MAP2 gene encoding microtubule-associated protein 2 isoform X15 is translated as MADERKDEAKAPHWTSAPLTEASAHSHPPEIKDQGGAGEGLVRSANGFPYREDEEGAFGEHGSQGTYSNAKENGINGELTSADRETAEEVSARIVQVVTAEAVAVLKGEQEKEAQHKDQTAALPLAAEETANLPPSPPPSPASEQTVTVEEASKMEFHDQQELTPSAAEPSDQKEKESEKQSKPGEDLKHAALVSQPETTTTYPDKKDMQGTEEEKAPPALFGHTLIASLEDMKQKTEPSLVVPGIDLPKEPPTPKEQKDWFIEMPTEAKKDEWGLVAPISPGPLTPMREKDVFDDIPKWEGKQFDSPMPSPFQGGSFTLPLDVMKNEIVTETSPFAPAFLQPDDKKSLQQTSGPATAKDSFKIEEPHEDKPDKMAEAPLSEAMTLPKDAHIPVVEEHVMGKVLEEEKEAINQETVQQKDTFTPSGQEPILTEKEPELKLEEKTTISDKEAVPKESKPPKPADEETGIIQTSTEHTFSEQKDQEPTTDMLKQDSFPVSLEQAVTDSAMTSKTLEKAMTEPSALIEKSSIQELFEMRVDDKDKIEGVGAATSAELDIPFYEDKSGMSKYFETSALKEEATKSIEPGSDYYELSDTRESVHESIDTMSPMHKNGDKEFQTGKESQPSPPAQEAGYSTLAQSYPSDLPEEPSSPQERMFTIDPKVYGEKRDLHSKNKDDLTLSRSLGLGGRSAIEQRSMSINLPMSCLDSIALGFNFGRGHDLSPLASDILTNTSGSMDEGDDYLPATTPALEKAPCFPVESKEEEQIEKVKATGEESTQVETSCESPFLAKDFYKNGTVMAPDLPEMLDLAGTRSRLASVSADAEVARRKSVPSETVVEDSRTGLPPVTDENHVIVKTDSQLEDLGYCVFNKYTVPLPSPVQDSENLSGESGSFYEGTDDKVRRDLATDLSLIEVKLAAAGRVKDEFSVDKEASTHISGDKSGLSKEFDQEKKANDRLDTVLEKSEEHADSKEHAKKTEEAGDEVETFGLGVTYEQALAKDLSIPTDASSEKAEKGLSSVPDITEVEPSKKVEQGLDFAVQGQLDIKISDFGQMASGLNIDDRRATELKLEVTQDMTPSSKAPQEADAFMGVESGHMKEGTKVSETEVKEKVAKPDLVHQEAVDKEESYESSGEHESLTMESLKADEGKKETSPESSLIQDEIAIKLSVEIPCPPVVSEADLATDERADVQMEFIQGPKEESKETPDISITPSDVAEPLREAIVSEPAEIQSEEEEIEAQGEYDKLLFRSDTLQITDLGVSGAREEFVETCPGEHRGVIESVVTIEDDFITVVQTTTDEGESGSHSVRFAALEQPEVERRPSPHDEEELEVEEAAEAQAEPKDGSPEAPASPEREEVALSEYKTETYDDYKDETTIDDSIMDADSLWVDTQDDDRSIMTEQLETIPKEEKAEKEARRSSLEKHRKEKPFKTGRGRISTPERKVAKKEPSTVSRDEVRRKKAVYKKAELAKKTEVQAHSPSRKFILKPAIKYTRPTHLSCVKRKTTAAGGESALAPSVFKQAKDKVSDGVTKSPEKRSSLPRPSSILPPRRGVSGDRDENSFSLNSSISSSARRTTRSEPIRRAGKSGTSTPTTPGSTAITPGTPPSYSSRTPGTPGTPSYPRTPHTPGTPKSAILVPSEKKVAIIRTPPKSPATPKQLRLINQPLPDLKNVKSKIGSTDNIKYQPKGGQVQIVTKKIDLSHVTSKCGSLKNIRHRPGGGRVKIESVKLDFKEKAQAKVGSLDNAHHVPGGGNVKIDSQKLNFREHAKARVDHGAEIITQSPGRSSVASPRRLSNVSSSGSINLLESPQLATLAEDVTAALAKQGL
- the MAP2 gene encoding microtubule-associated protein 2 isoform X10 → MADERKDEAKAPHWTSAPLTEASAHSHPPEIKDQGGAGEGLVRSANGFPYREDEEGAFGEHGSQGTYSNAKENGINGELTSADRETAEEVSARIVQVVTAEAVAVLKGEQEKEAQHKDQTAALPLAAEETANLPPSPPPSPASEQTVTVEEASKMEFHDQQELTPSAAEPSDQKEKESEKQSKPGEDLKHAALVSQPETTTTYPDKKDMQGTEEEKAPPALFGHTLIASLEDMKQKTEPSLVVPGIDLPKEPPTPKEQKDWFIEMPTEAKKDEWGLVAPISPGPLTPMREKDVFDDIPKWEGKQFDSPMPSPFQGGSFTLPLDVMKNEIVTETSPFAPAFLQPDDKKSLQQTSGPATAKDSFKIEEPHEDKPDKMAEAPLSEAMTLPKDAHIPVVEEHVMGKVLEEEKEAINQETVQQKDTFTPSGQEPILTEKEPELKLEEKTTISDKEAVPKESKPPKPADEETGIIQTSTEHTFSEQKDQEPTTDMLKQDSFPVSLEQAVTDSAMTSKTLEKAMTEPSALIEKSSIQELFEMRVDDKDKIEGVGAATSAELDIPFYEDKSGMSKYFETSALKEEATKSIEPGSDYYELSDTRESVHESIDTMSPMHKNGDKEFQTGKESQPSPPAQEAGYSTLAQSYPSDLPEEPSSPQERMFTIDPKVYGEKRDLHSKNKDDLTLSRSLGLGGRSAIEQRSMSINLPMSCLDSIALGFNFGRGHDLSPLASDILTNTSGSMDEGDDYLPATTPALEKAPCFPVESKEEEQIEKVKATGEESTQVETSCESPFLAKDFYKNGTVMAPDLPEMLDLAGTRSRLASVSADAEVARRKSVPSETVVEDSRTGLPPVTDENHVIVKTDSQLEDLGYCVFNKYTVPLPSPVQDSENLSGESGSFYEGTDDKVRRDLATDLSLIEVKLAAAGRVKDEFSVDKEASTHISGDKSGLSKEFDQEKKANDRLDTVLEKSEEHADSKEHAKKTEEAGDEVETFGLGVTYEQALAKDLSIPTDASSEKAEKGLSSVPDITEVEPSKKVEQGLDFAVQGQLDIKISDFGQMASGLNIDDRRATELKLEVTQDMTPSSKAPQEADAFMGVESGHMKEGTKVSETEVKEKVAKPDLVHQEAVDKEESYESSGEHESLTMESLKADEGKKETSPESSLIQDEIAIKLSVEIPCPPVVSEADLATDERADVQMEFIQGPKEESKETPDISITPSDVAEPLREAIVSEPAEIQSEEEEIEAQGEYDKLLFRSDTLQITDLGVSGAREEFVETCPGEHRGVIESVVTIEDDFITVVQTTTDEGESGSHSVRFAALEQPEVERRPSPHDEEELEVEEAAEAQAEPKDGSPEAPASPEREEVALSEYKTETYDDYKDETTIDDSIMDADSLWVDTQDDDRSIMTEQLETIPKEEKAEKEARRSSLEKHRKEKPFKTGRGRISTPERKVAKKEPSTVSRDEVRRKKAVYKKAELAKKTEVQAHSPSRKFILKPAIKYTRPTHLSCVKRKTTAAGGESALAPSVFKQAKDKVSDGVTKSPEKRSSLPRPSSILPPRRGVSGDRDENSFSLNSSISSSARRTTRSEPIRRAGKSGTSTPTTPGSTAITPGTPPSYSSRTPGTPGTPSYPRTPHTPGTPKSAILVPSEKKVAIIRTPPKSPATPKQLRLINQPLPDLKNVKSKIGSTDNIKYQPKGGQVRILNKKIDFSKVQSRCGSKDNIKHSAGGGNVQIVTKKIDLSHVTSKCGSLKNIRHRPGGGRVKIESVKLDFKEKAQAKVGSLDNAHHVPGGGNVKIDSQKLNFREHAKARVDHGAEIITQSPGRSSVASPRRLSNVSSSGSINLLESPQLATLAEDVTAALAKQGL